A single genomic interval of Helicobacter jaachi harbors:
- a CDS encoding YciI family protein, translated as MKALFVCLVHYTKPYEEVQTKLQEHREYLKKGYEKGILLASGPRIPKDGGIIIGAFEDKDAAFDFSCGDPFVQHNLAKYEILTFEPVLHAEMLNDFLSE; from the coding sequence ATGAAAGCATTATTTGTGTGCCTTGTGCATTATACAAAGCCTTACGAAGAAGTGCAAACTAAACTTCAAGAGCATAGAGAATACCTCAAAAAAGGCTATGAAAAAGGGATTTTGCTCGCCTCTGGTCCTAGGATTCCAAAAGATGGGGGGATTATTATTGGCGCATTTGAGGATAAAGACGCCGCATTTGACTTTTCTTGCGGCGACCCTTTTGTGCAGCACAATCTCGCAAAATATGAGATTCTCACTTTTGAGCCTGTGTTACACGCAGAAATGTTGAATGATTTTTTAAGTGAGTAA
- the rfbB gene encoding dTDP-glucose 4,6-dehydratase: MKHILITGGAGFIGSNFINYFAKKYPNYHLFNLDVLNYASNLAYVENLPNHTFIHGDICNRALVEEIFTTHNIDSIIHFAAQSHVDNSIQTPQDFITTNIQGTFVLLDVAYRAWGANNGVFLHISTDEVFGTLGKNGSFSESSPYAPNSPYSASKAASDMLVRSYHHTYGLNTFITNCSNNYGPNQHDEKLIPTIIRNALKGEPIPIYGDGSNVRDWLFVLEHCYGLDKVFHSTYFGESFNIGGHNECSNLKLAHRICAMLDRLKPLKNGSYSQQITFVKDRLGHDKRYAINANKIAAKLAWKPTMPFSEGLAITINWYLKKYATIL; the protein is encoded by the coding sequence ATGAAACATATCTTAATCACAGGTGGGGCGGGATTTATCGGTAGTAATTTTATTAATTATTTTGCAAAAAAATACCCAAACTATCATCTTTTTAATCTTGATGTGCTTAATTATGCGAGCAATTTAGCCTATGTGGAGAATCTACCAAATCATACTTTTATCCATGGCGATATTTGCAATCGTGCTTTGGTGGAGGAAATTTTTACCACGCACAACATAGATTCTATCATACACTTTGCCGCTCAAAGCCATGTGGATAACTCTATCCAAACGCCACAAGATTTTATCACCACCAATATACAAGGCACTTTTGTGCTGCTTGATGTAGCATACAGGGCGTGGGGAGCTAATAATGGCGTGTTTTTGCATATTAGCACTGATGAAGTCTTTGGCACTTTGGGCAAAAATGGCTCATTTAGTGAATCTAGCCCCTATGCGCCAAACTCCCCCTACTCCGCCTCAAAGGCTGCTAGCGATATGCTTGTGAGAAGCTATCATCACACTTATGGGCTAAATACCTTTATCACTAATTGTTCAAATAATTATGGACCAAATCAACATGATGAAAAGCTTATCCCCACTATCATTAGAAATGCCCTCAAAGGCGAGCCTATACCCATTTATGGCGATGGCTCAAATGTGCGCGATTGGCTCTTTGTGCTGGAGCATTGCTATGGGCTTGATAAAGTCTTTCACTCTACTTATTTTGGAGAAAGCTTTAATATAGGCGGGCATAATGAATGCTCAAACCTTAAGCTAGCACATAGAATCTGCGCTATGCTTGATAGATTAAAACCGCTCAAAAATGGCTCTTACAGCCAACAAATCACTTTTGTCAAAGACAGATTAGGGCATGATAAACGCTATGCCATTAATGCTAATAAAATTGCTGCTAAACTTGCTTGGAAGCCTACAATGCCTTTTAGCGAGGGCTTAGCAATCACCATAAATTGGTATCTTAAAAAATATGCTACAATCTTATAA
- the secF gene encoding protein translocase subunit SecF, with protein sequence MEIFKKVKIYDFVKYSSYGLALSILLIIASFGLLFVKGFNLGIDFAGGTIMQLQYTQSPSLAQIRELLAQDERFKNSQVSEFGSKEEVLLKIPYTTTGVNENLAADITMLLEPSGAFEVRRLDSVGPKVGDELKKNGIISLVLAVVAMMIYISFRYEWRFSLAGIFALVHDVIIASGAVILAGVDFNLDVLAALLTIIGYSINDTIIIFDRIREQMMIKRQKDMKYVINEAVSCTLSRTLLTSLTVFFVVLTLYIFGGEIIVGFSLPMLVGVVVATFSSMFVAPRVALIFGFNLEEYYQKETNKLKKQEEKKRLRAMYEQGRL encoded by the coding sequence ATGGAAATTTTTAAGAAAGTTAAAATTTATGATTTTGTGAAATATAGCTCCTATGGGCTTGCTTTATCCATTCTTTTAATCATTGCTTCTTTTGGGCTTTTGTTTGTTAAGGGCTTTAATTTGGGTATTGACTTTGCAGGCGGCACTATTATGCAGCTGCAATATACGCAAAGTCCATCACTTGCGCAAATTAGAGAGTTACTCGCGCAAGATGAGCGCTTTAAAAACTCTCAAGTAAGCGAGTTTGGCTCTAAAGAGGAAGTGCTTTTAAAAATCCCCTACACTACGACAGGCGTAAATGAGAATCTAGCTGCTGATATTACAATGCTTTTAGAGCCAAGCGGTGCATTTGAGGTGCGCAGGCTAGATTCTGTAGGACCAAAAGTAGGAGATGAACTAAAGAAAAATGGCATCATTTCGCTTGTGTTAGCGGTTGTGGCGATGATGATTTATATTTCTTTTCGCTATGAGTGGAGATTCTCACTCGCTGGGATTTTTGCCCTTGTGCATGATGTGATTATTGCATCTGGGGCTGTGATACTTGCGGGTGTGGATTTTAATCTTGATGTGCTAGCGGCATTGCTTACTATCATTGGCTATTCTATCAATGATACGATTATTATTTTTGATAGAATCCGCGAGCAAATGATGATAAAGCGCCAAAAAGATATGAAATATGTGATTAATGAAGCCGTATCTTGCACGCTTTCAAGGACATTGCTCACATCTTTGACTGTATTTTTTGTGGTGCTTACCTTATATATTTTTGGAGGTGAAATCATTGTTGGATTCTCACTCCCTATGCTTGTGGGCGTTGTGGTGGCTACTTTTAGCTCAATGTTTGTCGCCCCAAGAGTTGCACTCATCTTTGGCTTTAACCTTGAAGAGTATTATCAAAAGGAAACTAATAAGCTCAAAAAACAAGAGGAGAAAAAGCGTTTGCGCGCCATGTATGAGCAAGGTCGCCTCTAA
- a CDS encoding phosphatidylglycerophosphatase A produces MRKAQLIKDLFLSLFYSGYSPKAPGTAGSALAAIIGAPIVYFSQETLFLLGVFIALVAIKQINLYEQRTQTHDDKSIVIDELVGMWLAMSIVGFGALEIGLAFILFRIFDVYKPSFIGRIDREVKGGLGVVGDDALAGALAGITGLLIVQGYHYALRFV; encoded by the coding sequence ATGCGCAAAGCACAATTAATTAAAGATTTATTCCTTAGTCTTTTTTATAGTGGCTATTCGCCTAAGGCGCCCGGCACAGCAGGCAGTGCGCTAGCAGCGATAATAGGCGCGCCCATTGTGTATTTTTCACAAGAAACACTTTTTTTGCTAGGCGTGTTTATCGCGCTTGTAGCCATTAAGCAGATTAATCTCTATGAGCAGCGCACGCAAACCCATGATGATAAAAGCATAGTCATTGATGAGTTAGTGGGAATGTGGCTAGCTATGAGTATTGTGGGCTTTGGCGCACTCGAAATTGGGCTAGCGTTTATTTTATTTAGAATCTTTGATGTGTATAAGCCCTCTTTTATCGGCAGGATTGATAGGGAGGTCAAAGGAGGTTTGGGCGTGGTGGGCGATGATGCGCTCGCTGGCGCACTTGCAGGCATTACAGGATTACTCATCGTGCAAGGCTATCATTATGCTTTGAGGTTTGTGTAG
- a CDS encoding class I SAM-dependent methyltransferase, translated as MTACILCKSDKTTITQVVDKADICALYARAFQMDISHLIKSDLLYHHCPDCDLRFFVCEDGSIPTGDNDFYNTLNSLDWYYFAQKHEYHYAKKFIHSESRVLEVGCGKAAFAHFLPQKAREQYVGLEFSTQAKQMAAKDGIYIENIAVEEYAKTHAQSFDVTCSFQVLEHVSNPHDFLQAQIECLKSGILTGGGQNETSLLIIAVPCENSFIQYCVNGILNMPPHHISRFSDTTLHKIADIFNLKLLEIHHEQVQPEHIEFYKYTMWAKLFLPTPLVDRGIARKVINKLGKIGKHFIKIPPNAYGHTMIGIYALKA; from the coding sequence ATGACAGCATGTATTTTATGCAAAAGTGATAAAACTACCATCACTCAAGTGGTCGATAAAGCCGATATTTGCGCACTTTATGCGCGCGCGTTTCAAATGGATATTTCTCATCTCATTAAAAGCGATTTGCTCTATCATCATTGCCCAGATTGCGATTTGCGCTTTTTTGTGTGCGAAGATGGCAGCATTCCCACAGGAGATAATGACTTTTACAATACGCTAAATAGCCTTGATTGGTATTATTTTGCCCAAAAGCATGAATATCATTATGCTAAAAAATTTATCCATTCAGAATCTAGAGTGCTTGAAGTGGGCTGCGGCAAGGCAGCATTTGCACATTTTCTGCCACAAAAGGCGCGGGAGCAGTATGTGGGATTAGAATTTAGCACGCAAGCAAAGCAAATGGCGGCAAAAGATGGCATTTATATTGAAAATATCGCTGTTGAGGAATACGCCAAGACCCACGCGCAAAGCTTTGATGTAACCTGCAGTTTTCAAGTATTAGAACATGTGAGTAATCCGCATGATTTTTTGCAAGCCCAAATTGAGTGCTTAAAAAGCGGTATTTTAACGGGGGGGGGGCAGAATGAAACTTCTTTGCTTATCATTGCCGTGCCTTGTGAAAATAGCTTTATCCAATATTGCGTCAATGGTATCCTCAATATGCCTCCGCACCACATCTCACGCTTTAGCGACACCACGCTACACAAAATAGCTGATATTTTTAATCTTAAGTTATTAGAAATCCACCACGAGCAAGTCCAGCCCGAACATATTGAATTTTATAAATATACAATGTGGGCAAAGCTCTTTCTCCCCACGCCGCTTGTAGATAGGGGCATAGCGCGCAAAGTGATTAATAAACTAGGCAAAATTGGCAAGCATTTCATAAAAATCCCGCCAAATGCCTATGGGCATACGATGATTGGCATCTACGCGCTTAAGGCTTAA
- a CDS encoding bifunctional 2-C-methyl-D-erythritol 4-phosphate cytidylyltransferase/2-C-methyl-D-erythritol 2,4-cyclodiphosphate synthase has translation MQDKNLLLDDVSLIMMAAGDSTRFCAGHSYKKQWLRIGEEPLWLVATNNILKHFAFKKVLITASKTDLSYMQSISPYKVVQGGDTRAKSLRNALEYVDTPLVLVSDVARWNSIESVIRAMFGALSENVACVVPYMNVADTTFYEGAYLKREAIKLIQTPQLSRTQILRQALQNTYDFSDESSAIHAFGGNVGFVQGSELLNKLTFTQDVNWHLPLLSPPAKRTFVGHGIDIHSFEVGKDMYLGGVKIESSFGFKAHSDGDVVLHALSDAILGAMGGGDIGEWFPDTDAAYHNADSKILLDRIYAFAQSVGYELYNADITIMAQTPKITPYKRAMRECIAHILRIPLSQVNIKATTTESLGFVGRKEGVCVEACVSMGFIDWRKMCQNSEWRQKSELYQKSALSQNSAQGG, from the coding sequence TTGCAAGATAAAAATTTGCTCTTAGATGATGTTTCGCTCATTATGATGGCAGCTGGGGATTCTACAAGGTTTTGTGCTGGGCATTCTTATAAAAAACAATGGCTACGCATAGGTGAAGAGCCGCTATGGCTTGTGGCGACAAATAATATTTTAAAACATTTTGCTTTCAAAAAAGTGCTTATTACTGCTTCAAAAACAGATTTATCCTATATGCAATCTATAAGCCCCTATAAAGTCGTGCAGGGCGGTGATACACGCGCTAAATCTTTGCGTAATGCCCTAGAGTATGTCGATACGCCGCTTGTGCTTGTAAGCGATGTAGCAAGGTGGAATAGTATAGAATCTGTCATACGCGCTATGTTTGGGGCGTTAAGTGAAAATGTGGCATGTGTCGTGCCATATATGAATGTCGCAGATACGACCTTTTATGAGGGTGCATATCTTAAGCGAGAAGCCATTAAACTTATCCAAACGCCCCAGCTTAGTAGGACGCAGATTCTTAGGCAAGCTTTGCAAAATACATATGATTTTAGTGATGAGAGTTCGGCTATACACGCATTTGGCGGAAATGTAGGCTTTGTGCAGGGCAGTGAGCTTTTAAATAAACTCACATTCACGCAAGATGTAAATTGGCATTTGCCTCTTTTGAGCCCACCTGCTAAACGCACCTTTGTAGGGCATGGGATAGATATACATTCTTTTGAAGTGGGCAAAGATATGTATCTTGGGGGTGTAAAGATAGAATCTAGCTTTGGGTTTAAAGCCCATAGCGATGGTGATGTCGTGCTGCACGCGCTAAGTGATGCGATTTTAGGCGCTATGGGCGGGGGCGATATAGGCGAGTGGTTTCCTGACACAGATGCAGCCTATCATAATGCAGATTCTAAAATACTGCTTGATAGAATCTACGCTTTTGCGCAAAGTGTGGGCTATGAGCTGTATAATGCAGATATTACTATTATGGCGCAAACACCTAAAATTACGCCCTATAAAAGGGCTATGCGCGAGTGTATAGCCCATATTTTGCGCATTCCTCTATCGCAGGTGAATATCAAAGCCACCACGACAGAATCTCTAGGCTTCGTTGGGCGTAAAGAGGGCGTGTGCGTGGAGGCGTGCGTGAGTATGGGCTTTATTGATTGGCGCAAAATGTGCCAAAATAGTGAGTGGCGTCAAAAGAGTGAGCTATATCAAAAAAGTGCATTGTCTCAAAATAGCGCGCAAGGAGGCTAA
- a CDS encoding response regulator, protein MKVLIIENEIYLAQSIANKLSDSRLECVIAHSLKDVQKDNYDVILASFGTINEGYIELSKAYPQAIIILMIAYISDDTVIKPLRNGVTDYIVKPFIVDELIRKITHYKTCCEINEEIKFYRSYFSFIERELGTPEPFLYNPPFVIKTNTQRSADIYAMRYAREKRIRFQFYSLKEETWKSIFRIPPKKNEIYYITNLEELKKSDRKDFLEAALKHQVIISVVLNEKIAFPQVIDISCQSNSVELSGEILSVKEYEKIIITKYESRYPDIELAKKLGMSRKSLWEKRKKYGIIRKNKTIPQA, encoded by the coding sequence ATGAAAGTCTTAATTATTGAAAATGAAATTTATTTGGCGCAGAGTATTGCTAATAAATTAAGTGATTCTCGCTTGGAATGCGTGATTGCGCATTCACTCAAAGATGTGCAAAAAGATAATTATGATGTGATTCTTGCCTCATTTGGCACGATTAATGAGGGCTATATCGAATTAAGCAAAGCCTATCCACAAGCAATTATTATTTTAATGATTGCCTACATTAGCGATGATACAGTGATTAAGCCCCTGCGCAATGGCGTTACAGATTATATTGTGAAGCCCTTTATTGTTGATGAGCTTATACGCAAAATCACGCATTACAAAACTTGCTGCGAAATTAATGAGGAAATTAAATTTTATAGGAGCTATTTTAGCTTTATTGAGCGTGAGTTAGGCACACCAGAGCCATTTTTGTATAATCCACCTTTTGTGATTAAGACTAATACCCAGCGCAGCGCGGATATTTACGCTATGCGCTATGCACGCGAGAAGCGCATACGCTTTCAATTCTACTCCCTCAAAGAAGAGACTTGGAAGAGTATTTTTAGAATTCCCCCAAAGAAAAATGAAATTTATTACATCACTAATCTTGAGGAGCTTAAAAAAAGCGATAGGAAGGACTTCCTTGAAGCCGCACTAAAGCATCAGGTGATTATTTCTGTGGTATTGAATGAAAAAATTGCTTTCCCACAGGTGATTGATATTTCTTGTCAAAGCAATAGCGTAGAGCTAAGCGGGGAGATTCTATCTGTGAAAGAGTATGAAAAAATTATTATCACTAAATATGAGAGTCGCTATCCAGACATCGAGCTAGCTAAAAAGCTTGGTATGAGCCGCAAAAGTCTGTGGGAGAAGCGCAAAAAATATGGCATTATTCGTAAAAATAAGACCATTCCACAAGCATAA
- the thiC gene encoding phosphomethylpyrimidine synthase ThiC produces the protein MRTHWLKERANDKIRTQLHYAKKGIITQEMAYVANIESLSPELIRQEVARGRLIIPANIHHTNLEPMGIGVATRTKINSNIGSSSLASSIDEEVEKVQVSIKYGADTIMDLSTGGDLDEIRTAVIRASSVPIGTVPMYQILYDVKNDVLKLDIDTMLAVLRKQAKQGVSYFTIHCGFLLAHMPFVAKRKMGIVSRGGSLMASWMMHYHKENPFYEYFDEILKICQEYDVSLSLGDSLRPGCLADASDEAQFAELKVLGELAQRAFEADVQVMIEGPGHVPLNQIERNVQLQKQYCNEAPFYVLGPLVTDIAAGYDHIASAIGACVAAWKGVAMLCYVTPKEHLGLPNAKDVREGILAYKIAAHAADIARGRVGARDRDDEMSDARYAFDWNRQFELALDPDRAREYHDEALPQEVFKDAEFCSMCGPKFCSYKISQDIFKAHAPQNTESKPALA, from the coding sequence ATGAGAACACATTGGCTTAAAGAGCGGGCAAATGACAAGATTCGCACACAATTGCATTATGCAAAAAAAGGCATTATCACGCAGGAAATGGCGTATGTGGCTAATATTGAGAGCCTAAGCCCAGAGCTTATACGCCAAGAAGTGGCGCGCGGGAGGCTTATTATCCCTGCAAATATTCATCACACCAACTTAGAACCTATGGGCATTGGCGTGGCTACGCGCACAAAAATTAATTCAAACATCGGTAGCTCCTCGCTTGCAAGCTCTATTGATGAAGAAGTAGAAAAAGTTCAAGTCTCTATCAAATATGGCGCGGACACGATTATGGATTTAAGCACGGGCGGAGATTTAGATGAAATACGCACCGCTGTGATTAGGGCTTCAAGCGTGCCTATTGGCACTGTGCCTATGTATCAGATTCTATATGATGTAAAAAATGATGTCTTAAAGCTTGATATTGACACTATGCTTGCTGTGTTGCGCAAGCAGGCTAAGCAAGGGGTGAGCTATTTTACTATCCATTGTGGCTTTTTGCTCGCCCATATGCCTTTTGTAGCCAAGCGCAAAATGGGTATTGTCTCGCGTGGGGGCAGCCTTATGGCAAGCTGGATGATGCACTATCATAAAGAAAATCCATTTTATGAATATTTTGATGAGATTCTAAAAATATGTCAAGAATATGATGTGTCTTTAAGTTTGGGAGATTCTTTGCGTCCGGGCTGTTTGGCAGATGCGAGCGATGAGGCGCAGTTTGCGGAATTAAAAGTTTTGGGCGAGTTAGCTCAAAGAGCCTTTGAAGCAGATGTGCAGGTGATGATAGAAGGACCCGGGCATGTGCCGCTTAATCAAATTGAACGCAATGTGCAGTTGCAAAAACAATACTGCAATGAAGCGCCCTTTTATGTGCTAGGACCGCTTGTTACGGATATTGCGGCGGGATATGACCATATCGCAAGTGCCATAGGTGCATGTGTGGCGGCGTGGAAAGGTGTGGCAATGCTCTGCTATGTAACGCCAAAGGAGCATTTGGGATTGCCAAATGCAAAAGATGTGCGAGAGGGTATTTTGGCTTATAAAATTGCGGCGCATGCGGCTGATATTGCACGTGGGCGCGTGGGTGCGCGCGATAGAGATGATGAGATGAGCGATGCGAGGTATGCATTTGACTGGAATAGGCAATTTGAGCTAGCGCTCGACCCTGATAGGGCGCGCGAATACCACGATGAAGCGCTGCCACAAGAAGTGTTTAAAGATGCGGAGTTCTGCTCTATGTGCGGACCAAAGTTTTGCAGCTATAAAATTTCACAAGATATTTTTAAAGCTCACGCGCCCCAAAATACAGAATCTAAGCCAGCTTTAGCCTAG
- a CDS encoding class I SAM-dependent methyltransferase: protein MQIDLENKGLTPKEKQELTLLLDSVNPRITDDLEQIWYLIDKAWNDMGCDNKELDWEKIGLFYAHPVWLLNGLFIEQHALSMHIRDSIAHYIATHIVGDRKLRICDYGGGFGTLSREIARLCPQAHIDIYEPFPSQYGKACIAAFSNITFVDKLQNETYDCLVCTDVLEHVDDVIGCFKGMLDSVKVGSSVLIGNCFYPVIACHLPKHFHFRYTFKLIAKTMGLKFEGVVSGASYVEIYTKVKPTRVSFITKLTGGGEQVFICPHLHCETYCKAHFEAA from the coding sequence ATGCAAATTGATTTAGAAAACAAAGGCTTAACCCCCAAAGAAAAGCAAGAGCTTACCCTCCTCTTAGATTCTGTAAATCCGCGAATCACTGATGATTTGGAGCAGATTTGGTATTTGATAGACAAAGCGTGGAATGACATGGGCTGTGATAATAAAGAGCTTGATTGGGAAAAGATTGGCTTATTTTATGCCCACCCTGTGTGGCTTTTAAATGGGCTTTTCATCGAGCAGCACGCGCTATCTATGCACATACGCGATAGTATCGCGCACTACATTGCTACGCACATTGTGGGGGATAGAAAGCTTAGAATCTGCGATTATGGCGGGGGATTTGGCACGCTATCACGCGAAATTGCAAGGCTCTGCCCGCAGGCGCATATTGATATTTATGAGCCATTTCCTAGCCAATATGGAAAGGCGTGTATAGCGGCATTTAGCAATATTACTTTTGTGGATAAGTTACAAAATGAGACTTATGATTGCCTTGTATGCACTGATGTGTTAGAGCATGTTGATGATGTGATAGGCTGCTTTAAAGGTATGCTAGATTCTGTAAAAGTGGGCTCTAGCGTGCTTATTGGCAATTGTTTTTATCCTGTGATTGCCTGCCACTTGCCAAAGCACTTTCACTTCCGCTATACTTTTAAGCTTATTGCCAAAACTATGGGACTTAAGTTTGAAGGCGTGGTGAGCGGGGCGAGCTATGTGGAAATTTATACCAAGGTAAAACCCACTCGTGTGAGCTTTATAACGAAATTAACGGGGGGGGGGGAGCAAGTGTTTATATGCCCTCATTTGCATTGTGAAACCTATTGTAAAGCCCATTTTGAAGCCGCTTAA
- a CDS encoding class I SAM-dependent methyltransferase, translated as MNMLNFGCGARFHKDWVNIDFSPIDNRVQKVNLLGRLPFSDNSFNVAYSSHFLEHITPKKAYEVLGEIKRVLKPNGVLRIVVPDLENMAKAYLSALQSVDSIESNGGGGNTRL; from the coding sequence ATGAATATGCTAAATTTTGGCTGTGGGGCTAGATTTCATAAGGATTGGGTAAATATCGACTTTAGCCCCATTGATAATCGCGTGCAGAAAGTCAATCTGCTTGGGCGACTGCCTTTTAGTGATAATAGCTTTAATGTGGCGTATAGCAGCCATTTTTTAGAGCATATCACGCCTAAAAAAGCCTATGAGGTGCTAGGCGAGATTAAGCGTGTTTTAAAGCCAAATGGCGTGCTGCGCATTGTTGTGCCTGATTTAGAAAATATGGCAAAGGCATATTTAAGCGCACTTCAAAGTGTAGATTCTATAGAATCTAACGGGGGGGGGGGCAATACACGATTATGA
- a CDS encoding methyltransferase type 11, translating to MYDWIMLEIFDQMVRMQSGGEMQRCFDLVQETQNKAFNEIIKHRVGEDLLTPHPHTQAKIPLRAKLTLDKIINKCLNLYLKALRLCVPKSLRDEIFISTSIGERHKWSYDRFSLARLLHKSGFTHITQQDYAQSQIPHFNTYLLDINADNTPYKGVSSLYVECIKP from the coding sequence TTGTATGATTGGATAATGCTTGAAATCTTTGACCAAATGGTAAGAATGCAAAGCGGAGGGGAAATGCAAAGATGCTTTGATTTAGTGCAAGAGACGCAAAATAAAGCCTTTAATGAGATTATTAAGCACCGCGTGGGCGAGGATTTACTCACGCCCCACCCTCACACACAGGCTAAAATCCCACTGCGCGCAAAACTTACGCTTGATAAAATTATAAATAAATGCTTAAATCTCTACCTAAAAGCCCTGCGCCTGTGCGTGCCAAAGAGTTTAAGAGATGAGATTTTTATCAGCACAAGCATTGGCGAGCGGCACAAATGGAGTTATGATAGATTTTCTCTCGCGCGCTTACTGCATAAAAGCGGCTTTACACATATCACACAGCAAGACTACGCACAATCGCAAATCCCGCACTTTAATACATATTTACTTGATATAAATGCCGATAATACCCCATACAAAGGCGTATCAAGCCTCTATGTGGAATGTATAAAGCCTTAA
- a CDS encoding polysaccharide deacetylase family protein, whose protein sequence is MKSFIHKAIHNLSQYACVQGLYKGKGVILMLHRIAPFEHRLAPNENMKVSPVFLESFILQAKAQGYTFISIDEVYRGLCEQRLVDKFICITIDDGYKDNLTYGYPIFSKHNVPFCIYVCTSFPQGTHNMWWFGLEDYLLKENAININGNMWDISSIESKEAAFMALREIIIQKVSSYEDCAETMQSLGIAYNPRDYDNLTLTWEDIDFLSTANGGGGIDRICTIGCHTHSHPIFNNLSHKQVTADIQKANALFKAHLGEIPKHFAYPFGGRIEVDSSYFPLMATLGFKTATTTRHGCIYPSHKAHLHALPRVFFSQHFNIESAYKIRKKRVVTS, encoded by the coding sequence ATGAAATCATTTATCCATAAAGCCATTCATAACCTCTCGCAATATGCGTGTGTGCAGGGATTATATAAGGGCAAGGGCGTTATTCTTATGCTGCATCGCATAGCACCCTTTGAGCATAGGCTCGCTCCTAATGAAAATATGAAAGTCTCGCCTGTATTTTTAGAATCTTTTATCCTGCAAGCAAAGGCGCAGGGCTACACTTTTATAAGCATTGATGAAGTGTATAGAGGGCTATGCGAGCAGCGATTAGTAGATAAGTTTATCTGCATAACTATTGATGATGGCTATAAGGATAATCTCACCTATGGCTATCCTATTTTTAGTAAGCATAATGTGCCTTTTTGCATATATGTCTGCACTTCATTCCCGCAAGGGACGCATAATATGTGGTGGTTTGGCTTGGAGGATTATTTACTAAAAGAAAATGCCATAAACATTAATGGCAACATGTGGGATATTTCAAGTATAGAATCTAAAGAAGCCGCTTTTATGGCGCTGCGCGAAATTATCATTCAAAAAGTATCAAGCTATGAGGATTGCGCAGAAACTATGCAAAGTCTTGGCATAGCCTATAATCCACGCGATTATGATAATCTCACGCTTACTTGGGAGGATATAGATTTTTTATCTACAGCTAACGGGGGGGGGGGTATAGATAGAATCTGCACTATTGGCTGCCACACGCATTCGCACCCTATTTTTAATAACCTTTCACACAAGCAAGTTACAGCAGATATACAAAAGGCAAATGCCCTTTTTAAGGCACATTTGGGCGAAATTCCTAAGCATTTTGCCTATCCTTTTGGCGGGAGAATTGAAGTAGATTCTTCATATTTTCCCCTTATGGCAACACTTGGCTTTAAAACGGCTACAACCACGCGACATGGGTGCATTTACCCCTCGCATAAAGCACATTTGCACGCCCTGCCGCGCGTATTTTTTAGCCAACATTTCAATATAGAATCTGCGTATAAAATCCGTAAAAAGCGTGTGGTTACAAGCTAG
- a CDS encoding DUF6394 family protein produces the protein MDWGKVFFVFFSLMSLTFTLGFLYESNIVILFIATAINFIATTLRIGVKNNLSAELFASSLVADFHLIPAFVFLQVFGDIEIATALVLGAVVANLFSMILLCIGGAKAKESDY, from the coding sequence ATGGATTGGGGTAAAGTCTTTTTTGTATTTTTTAGCTTGATGAGCCTTACCTTTACGCTTGGCTTTTTGTATGAGAGCAATATCGTTATACTTTTTATTGCCACAGCGATTAATTTTATTGCTACCACTTTGCGCATAGGGGTGAAAAACAACCTCTCTGCTGAACTTTTTGCAAGCTCGCTTGTAGCGGACTTTCACCTTATCCCTGCTTTTGTTTTTTTGCAGGTTTTTGGTGATATTGAAATCGCTACTGCATTGGTTTTAGGCGCGGTGGTGGCTAATCTTTTCTCCATGATATTGCTTTGCATTGGAGGGGCAAAGGCAAAGGAGAGCGATTATTAA